One Purpureocillium takamizusanense chromosome 1, complete sequence genomic window carries:
- the PCD1 gene encoding 8-oxo-dGTP diphosphatase (EggNog:ENOG503NXJP~COG:L), with translation MSAAPSPAIDSSSDVNGTADPATSTAATTTLVIVDEGEDEDEDENEGQEGSGREAGVARHADVGISEGDVADLREAASRPSAGAAAAHVWGPRVEHHHLQQQHQQQHQHQPLPQHHHHYLHHNRSRVHDDHLYDQDQDQDQDQDQQHGRQVVDELDLDLDAGADADAQAKGGEASQESLYYEASTMSSLNPFSVAAINRLRAYKPPAFPLWEALPARRRAAVLVLLYADRWGDLRVVITMRAASLRSFSGHAALPGGKADNKDETPYQIARREAYEEIGLPMEDSRIPRPFRIEPLCTLPPSLARTHLVVTPCVAFLHADRTSTPDAPSPLVEESMIPRLDAREVAAVFSAPFYNFLKADDLPPRPGAAALPPGQWYEGSWVAWQDMPWRVHNFFVPVNNQRVSKPSRRDSAQGNLAEKLGEEQEYEGRFKVWGMTGRLLVDAARIAYGEEPEIEHNDTFGDYDIIQRAESAGVFKESMEQDKAAANDGNGAAKM, from the exons ATGTCTGCGGCACCGTCGCCCGCAatcgacagcagcagcgacgtcAACGGCACTGCAGATCCGGCAACCAGCACGGCCGCAACCACcacgctcgtcatcgtcgacgagggcgaggacgaggacgaggacgagaacgaggGGCAGGAGGGGTCCGGTCgtgaggccggcgtcgcgcgccacGCCGACGTGGGCATTTCGGAGGGTGACGTCGCCGATCTCCGGGAGGCTGCGAGCCGGCCCTcggctggtgcggcggcggcgcacgtcTGGGGTCCCCGcgtcgagcaccaccacctccagcagcagcaccagcagcagcaccagcaccaacCACTcccccaacaccaccaccactacctCCACCACAACCGCAGCCGCGTCCACGACGACCACCTTTACGACCAGGACCAGGACCAGGACCAGGACCAggaccagcagcacggccggcaggtcgtcgacgagctaGACCTAGACCTAGACGCAggcgccgacgctgacgcGCAGGCAAAAGGCGGAGAAGCGTCGCAGGAGTCGCTCTACTATGAAGCGTCCACGATGTCGTCGCTGAACCCCTTCTCCGTG GCCGCCATCAACCGCCTGCGCGCCTACAAGCCGCCCGCCTTCCCGCTATGGGaggccctgcccgcccgccggcgcgccgccgtcctcgttcTGCTCTACGCGGACCGCTGGGGCGACCTCCGTGTCGTCATCACCATGCGCGCTGCCAGTCTCCGGAGCTTTTCGGGAcatgctgcgctgcccggcggcaaggcTGACAACAAGGATGAGACGCCGT ACCAAATCGCGAGGAGAGAAGCATACGAGGAGATTGGTCTCCCCATGGAAGACTCCCGCATCCCCCGCCCCTTTCGAATCGAACCTCTGtgcacgctgccgccgtcgctaGCCCGCACACACCTTGTCGTCACGCCTTGCGTCGCCTTCCTCCACGCTGACCGGACGTCGACGCCTGACGCGCCCAGCCCCCTCGTTGAAGAGTCCATGATcccccgcctcgacgcgcgcgaggtggccgccgtcttcaGTGCCCCCTTCTACAACTtcctcaaggccgacgacctcccgccgcggcctggcgccgccgccctacCGCCGGGGCAGTGGTATGAGGGCTCATGGGTCGCGTGGCAGGACATGCCGTGGCGCGTGCACAATTTCTTCGTGCCCGTCAACAACCAGCGCGTGTCCaagccgagccgccgcgacagcgCCCAGGGCAACCTGGCCGAgaagctgggcgaggagcaggagtATGAGGGGCGCTTCAAGGTCTGGGGCATGACGGgccggctgctcgtcgacgccgcccggaTAGCTtacggcgaggagcccgaAATCGAGCACAACGACACCTTTGGCGACTACGACATTATACAGCGGGCCGAGTCTGCGGGCGTTTTTAAGGAGAGTATGGAGCAGGACAAGGCCGCAgccaacgacggcaacggcgcggcCAAGATGTGA
- the BNA1 gene encoding 3-hydroxyanthranilate 3,4-dioxygenase (EggNog:ENOG503P1R4~COG:E) → MCPSGESTTASSSSSSSTRGCQTAGCPDVATHSPTHSLTRSPRLRLEENSHLLKPPINNYCVYNEDVTVMIVGGPNARTDYHINQTPEWFYQYRGAMVLKVVDEGSFRDIVIPEGAMFLLPANTPHNPVRFADTVGIVLEQRRPADSVDRMRWYCAACPSSSSASSSSSPPSSAEPVIVHEAAFHCTDLGTQIKQAVEDFRADDAKRTCGRCGALADWAPKPGSIPDPNLQPEAYGLVR, encoded by the exons ATGTGCCCAAGTGGTGAGTCGACGAcagcctcatcatcatcatcatcatcaacgagGGGGTGCCAGACGGCGGGCTGTCCAGACGTTGCAACTCACTcgcccactcactcactcactcgctcacCCCGTCTCAGGCTCGAGGAGAACAGCCACCTGCTCAAGCCGCCCATCAACAACTACTGCGTCTACAATGAAGATGTCACCGTCATG ATTGTCGGCGGCCCCAACGCGCGCACCGACTACCACATCAACCAGACGCCCGAATGGTTCTACCAGTAccgcggcgccatggtgctcaaggtcgtcgacgaggggtCCTTTCGCGACATCGTCATCCCCGAGGGCGCCATGTTcctgctgcccgccaacACGCCGCACAACCCCGTGCGCTTCGCCGACACGGTCGGCATCGtgctcgagcagcgccgccccgccgacTCGGTCGACAGGATGCGCTGGtactgcgccgcctgcccctcttcttcttccgcttcttcttcttcctcccctccttcCTCCGCTGAACCCGTCATCGTTCACGAGGCCGCTTTCCATTGCACCGACCTCGGCACCCAGATCaagcaggccgtcgaggactttcgcgccgacgacgccaagcgCACCTgtggccgctgcggcgccctcgccgactgGGCGCCCAAGCCAGGGTCCATACCGGACCCGAACCTCCAGCCCGAGGCGTACGGGCTGGTGCGCTga
- the CTR2 gene encoding copper transpport protein (EggNog:ENOG503P7A9~COG:P~TransMembrane:3 (o53-72i107-124o130-146i)) has translation MDHARMDHSHMNHAGMDHGGGGMDDMCSMSMLFTWDTTNLCIVFRQWHIRSTASLVVSLLAVVVLAMGYEALRSVSRAYEASLAKRISALPTDARYDEAPSNNIVTETTPFLRPTGQLQDETGRQGHIIKAVLYALQNFYAFMLM, from the exons ATGGACCACGCGCGCATGGACCACTCGCACATGAACCACGCCGGGATggaccacggcggcggcggcatggacgaCATGTGCAGCATGAGC ATGCTCTTCACCTGGGACACGACCAACCTCTGCATCGTCTTCCGCCAGTGGCACATCCGCTCCACCGCctccctcgtcgtctccctcctcgccgtcgtcgtcctcgccatggGCTACGAGGCCCTACGCTCCGTCTCCCGCGCCTACGAAGCGAGCCTCGCCAAGCGCATCTCCGCCCTGCCCA CCGACGCCCGTTACGACGAGGCTCCTTCCAACAACATTGTTACTGAGACGACTCCCTTCCTGCGCCCCACAGGGCAACTCCaggacgagacgggccgCCAGGGTCACATTATCAAGGCCGTGCTCTACGCCTTGCAGAACTTTTATGCCTTTATGCTCATGTAA
- the PEX10 gene encoding peroxisome biogenesis factor 10 (EggNog:ENOG503NWSD~COG:O~BUSCO:EOG092635ST) produces MASSSPSQPRPPSTASPYPFASAPDIVRAHQKDAYFTGHLANTLTDLHRRLLGARSAHALAPELRSLAALLYFALTTLPGNRTLGEEYCDLVQVESPTGRLPALRTRAAYIAGTIVLPYLVSRALPGLRTRLRKLIERRLSSLQQKGKEDGKEARVWEYVARHLSSITSAAPVQAVTLALFYFNGTYYELTKRLLSLRYVFTRTVPDTPDRAGYEVLGVLLIVQLAVQTYLHVRSTLSSASGPARERAAFQSGTVDVSLDHTNSYSANSDLLLTELGTRGPQASRVDLAATTHTPVATAPRYNLADGDKVMGYIKGSQQRKCTLCLEELKDPSATQCGHVFCWECIGDWVREKPECPLCRREAMVQHILPLRVM; encoded by the coding sequence atggcgtcttcgtcgccgtcacaaccacggccgccctcgacggcgtccccGTACCCCTTCGCCTCAGCCCCGGATATCGTCCGCGCCCATCAAAAGGACGCCTACTTCACCGGGCACCTCGCCAACACCCTCACCGACCTCCACCGgcgcctgctcggcgcgcggtccgcccacgccctcgccccggagctgcgctccctcgccgccctcctctACTTCGCGCTCACCACCCTCCCCGGCAACCGCACCCTGGGCGAGGAGTACTGCGACTTGGTCCAGGTTGAGTCGCCGACGGGCCGGCTCCCCGCGCTgcgcacccgcgccgcgtACATCGCGGGCACCATCGTCCTGCCCTACCTCGTCAGCCGCGCGCTGCCGGGTCTGCGCACGCGGCTGCGCAAACTCATCGAGCGGCGGCTAAGCTCGCTGCAGCaaaagggcaaggaggacgGCAAAGAGGCTCGCGTGTGGGAATACGTCGCGCGTCATCTCTCGAGCATCACGTCGGCCGCTCCCGTGCAGGCcgtcaccctcgccctcttcTACTTCAACGGCACCTACTACGAGCTCACTAAGCGCCTGCTCTCCCTCCGCTACGTCTTCACCCGCACCGTCCCCGATACCCCCGACCGCGCCGGCtacgaggtcctcggcgtccttctcatcgtccagctcgccgtgcAGACATACCTGCACGTACGCTCCACCCTCTCATCCGCCAGTGGCcccgcccgcgagcgcgccgctTTCCAGtccggcaccgtcgacgtCTCCCTCGACCACACAAATTCCTACTCGGCCAACAGCGACCTGCTCCTGACCGAGCTCGGCACCCGGGGCCCTCAGGCGAGCAgggtcgacctcgccgccacgacccACACCCCGGTGGCGACCGCCCCGAGGTACAacctggccgacggcgacaaggtcATGGGGTATATCAAAGGCTCGCAGCAGCGCAAATGCACACTCTGCCTAGAGGAGCTCAAAGACCCCTCCGCGACGCAGTGCGGCCACGTTTTCTGCTGGGAATGCATCGGTGATTGGGTCAGGGAGAAGCCTGAGTGCCCGTTATGTCGGCGAGAAGCCATGGTGCAGCACATCCTTCCGCTGCGCGTCATGTAA
- a CDS encoding uncharacterized protein (EggNog:ENOG503PU2X), with product MGTSSSRASLTTAELPEQLSPTTTGIEDNEPCTPPPIPARSALRPRCPSVSTKSAPSQRRSSRKIQQLTGYDVDIMAESPVTSSVFDSDASSRNSMRWDSDYNLVPLLEEDSGGASSRSSSWEPPSPLRGIMPAPLMITKPAMRDGRDTGLGGYGSVTSPWGNEELLRRWEAPHRQFSDTMAAGEYHQFATQLATHHRRQCSAESYLSTPSARPKRSSFNVNLGTGKLVSRRNTMQTADRSVPPLATRRHNAHRTPGIPEDSSAHRTSSNQMPMSAFDSDSEDEYGGIGHGIKGWLGLASDDPGPLERPHAPSARRPHVPMAAGSRTSTGEQMRGFLHHAKDKFYLSKEERRREELKRHIRAAAA from the coding sequence ATGGGAACGTCCTCATCAAGGGCATCGCTCACTACGGCTGAATTGCCGGAACAGCTCTCGCCTACCACAACGGGCATCGAGGACAACGAGCCATGCACACCACCTCCGATTCCTGCCCGGTCAGCTCTCCGGCCCCGGTGCCCCAGCGTCTCGACCAAGTCTGCTCCCAGCCAACGTCGGTCGTCGCGAAAGATTCAGCAACTCACGGGCTACGACGTCGACATTATGGCGGAAAGCCCAGTCACATCTTCCGTCTTCGATTCAGATGCGTCGAGCCGCAACAGCATGAGGTGGGACTCGGACTACAATCtcgtgccgctgctggaggAGGACAGTGGCGGAGCCTCCAGTAGGAGCAGCTCATgggagccgccgtcgcctctaCGAGGCATCATGCCGGCACCGCTGATGATCACGAAGCCAGCCATGCGAGACGGAAGGGACACAGGCCTAGGCGGCTACGGCTCCGTCACATCACCGTGGGGCAATGAGGAGCTGTTGCGCCGCTGGGAagcgccgcatcgccagTTTAGCGACACGATGGCGGCAGGGGAATACCACCAGTTTGCGACACAGCTGGCCACCCATCACCGGCGGCAGTGCAGTGCGGAAAGTTATCTCTCAACGCCGTCTGCGAGACCAAAAAGATCATCCTTCAACGTGAATCTCGGTACGGGAAAGCTTGTGTCTCGGCGCAATACTATGCAGACTGCGGACCGGTCAGTGCCACCCTTGGCCACGCGGCGGCACAATGCGCACAGAACCCCAGGGATCCCGGAAGACTCGTCAGCGCACCGCACAAGCTCGAATCAAATGCCCATGAGCGCGTTTGACAGCGACTCAGAGGACGAGTACGGGGGCATTGGACACGGCATCAAAGGGTGGCTAGGGCTGGCAAGCGATGACCCAGGACCCTTGGAGCGGCCACAtgcgcccagcgccagaaGACCCCATGTCCCCATGGCGGCAGGGTCACGGACGTCGACTGGCGAGCAAATGCGAGGTTTTCTGCATCACGCCAAGGATAAGTTTTATCTGAGTAAGGaagagaggcggcgggaAGAGCTGAAGCGGCACAtccgagctgcggcggcatga
- the ERD1 gene encoding protein-ER retention protein (TransMembrane:5 (o20-44i73-92o104-121i267-286o316-334i)~EggNog:ENOG503P01T~COG:U) → MDGDPAVEPQLDPFSRVFPLPYRVGFIVTLAVWGWGLNLHGLYLHKIDVPALIRYPGRTSPHHVPHHHSTYRLATVLSVLFAVSILLFWLVTWSVPSRVVAYDWIPMTYLVAVVAIFVVPLRHLPSGGRHRFLATLRRVSIGGIAEAQDGKFGDILLADVLTSYAKVCGDLFVTVCMFFSSGGSSTERPDRNCGGTVIVPLLMAVPSAIRFRQCMIEYLRVRRAPYKESVGWGGQHLANALKYSTAFPVLIASSLQRNAQGDAAKAAYNKVWLVAVLVNSLYSFYWDVAKDWDLTLFSTRRERTSLHHPWGLRDRLVFRSATIYYVVIGMDLMLRCSWSMKLSPHLDRFSDFESGIFLIELLEVFRRWGWIFFRVETEWLRNSSTGLGVDDILLGNFQGKDDDDD, encoded by the exons ATGGACGGTGACCCTGCAGTCGAGCCGCAGCTCGACCCTTTCAGCCGGGTGTTTCCCTTGCCGTACCGTGTCGGCTTCATCGTGACTCTTG CTGTCTGGGGCTGGGGCCTCAACCTTCACGGGCTCTACCTGCACAAAATCGACGTGCCGGCCCTGATACGATACCCCGGACGAACCTCGCCGCATCATGTTCCGCACCACCACTCGACGTATCGGCTCGCCACTGTGCTGTCGGTGCTCTTCGCCGTCTCCATCCTGCTCTTCTGGCTTGTTACGTGGAGCGTGCCATCACGCGTTGTCGCATACGACTGGATACCCATGACGTAcctggtcgccgtcgtggccatcTTCGTCGTGCCGCTCAGACACCTTCCAAGCGGCGGACGACACCGTTTCCTCGCGACTCTACGCCGGGTGAGCATTGGTGGCATCGCTGAAGCGCAAGACGGCAAGTTTGGGGACATCCTACTTGCCGACGTGTTGACGTCGTACGCCAAAGTGTGCGGCGACTTGTTCGTCACTGTATGCATGTTTTTCAGCAGTGGCGGCTCGTCTACGGAACGGCCGGATCGCAACTGTGGAGGCACCGTGATTGTGCCGCTCCTCATGGCAGTGCCGAGCGCGATTCGGTTCCGGCAATGCATGATCGAATACTTGCGCGTGCGACGCGCGCCATACAAAGAATCGGTGGGCTGGGGCGGACAGCACTTGGCCAATGCGCTCAAATACTCGACAGCCTTCCCGGTCCTCATTGCGAGCTCCTTGCAGCGAAACGCACAGGGCGACGCTGCAAAGGCCGCCTACAATAAGGTGTGGTTGGTCGCGGTACTGGTCAACTCCTTGTATTCCTTCTACTGGGACGTGGCCAAGGACTGGGACTTGACCCTCTTTTCTACGCGGCGCGAGCGCACTTCGCTGCATCACCCATGGGGGCTGCGCGACCGGCTCGTCTTCCGATCCGCGACAATCTACTACGTAGTAATCGGCATGGACCTGATGCTGCGTTGCAGCTGGTCGATGAAGCTGAGCCCGCACCTGGACAGATTCAGCGACTTTGAAAGCGGCATTTTCCTCATAGAGCTCTTGGAGGTGTTCCGGCGCTGGGGCTGGATATTTTTCCGCGTGGAAACGGAGTGGCTCAGgaactcgtcgacgggccTAGGGGTCGACGACATTCTCCTAGGCAACTTCCAAGggaaggacgacgacgacgattaA
- the CTR2 gene encoding copper transpport protein, variant 2 (EggNog:ENOG503P7A9~COG:P~TransMembrane:1 (o53-72i)) — MDHARMDHSHMNHAGMDHGGGGMDDMCSMSMLFTWDTTNLCIVFRQWHIRSTASLVVSLLAVVVLAMGYEALRSVSRAYEASLAKRISALPRQLQDETGRQGHIIKAVLYALQNFYAFMLMLVFMTYNGWVMIAVSLGAFFGYLVFGQTTSATKDNACH, encoded by the exons ATGGACCACGCGCGCATGGACCACTCGCACATGAACCACGCCGGGATggaccacggcggcggcggcatggacgaCATGTGCAGCATGAGC ATGCTCTTCACCTGGGACACGACCAACCTCTGCATCGTCTTCCGCCAGTGGCACATCCGCTCCACCGCctccctcgtcgtctccctcctcgccgtcgtcgtcctcgccatggGCTACGAGGCCCTACGCTCCGTCTCCCGCGCCTACGAAGCGAGCCTCGCCAAGCGCATCTCCGCCCTGCCCA GGCAACTCCaggacgagacgggccgCCAGGGTCACATTATCAAGGCCGTGCTCTACGCCTTGCAGAACTTTTATGCCTTTATGCTCAT GCTTGTCTTCATGACGTACAACGGCTGGGTCATGATCGCCGTGTCCCTCGGTGCCTTCTTCGGGTACCTCGTGTTTGGGCAGACAACTTCGGCTACAAAGGACAATGCGTGTCACTAG